Sequence from the Sander lucioperca isolate FBNREF2018 chromosome 16, SLUC_FBN_1.2, whole genome shotgun sequence genome:
tgcttttacgcgcacgttgcgaaacaaatacgcctgaagtgggcgcaaaagtgttagtacatctggccctcagtttacaatgaaacaaaataaagaaaagcagcaacagTTGAACATTTGACGTTTTGGCATTAAAATGAATCATACAGCtaattaattataattatatattttcaattatcaaaaaaattgaaaaactaATTTTAACAGCGAGTgtttataaaaacagaaaatggtcAAAATATGCGAATTGCAATTCCCTAGAACATAATTTAAGAtgttcaaattgcttgttgctACCAGTGAAAAACCAGACAAATCTGAAAAATAATAAAGGCAGCGAATCTTCATATTTAAAGCGTAACgcttgccaaaatgcaacctagggtctttttgtgaatgtacccgagtcaaacatacttaggacggaagcgccacttttaagatttaccgtatttttgtttttcggtcaaatggccttttgaatgggagtaataggggcacttttatgctagcctcaaaatagcaatttttaaaacaataagaagggtcgacacaacatgaaactttgctccaagtatcacaaggggctctacaccttaactacaccggtgcaaaagggatatactaaatctatggctacttgttttgatatcgactcattttgactgccgaggtggtagcagccggaaacaacaagagctacggtgagttgttcaaaacctctctttttagtaaactctgggtacacaaacaatgttctcaatgctcgagttcatgtgtagagcccctggtgatacttggagaaaggtttcatgttgtgttgagccttcttagtgttttaaaaatagctattttgaggctagcataaaagtgcccctattactcccattcaaaaagccatttgaccgaaaaacgaaaatacggtacatcttaaaagtgacgcttccgtcctaaatatgcttttaaaagaaagtttgactcgggtacattcacaaaaagaccctaggttgcattttggcgagagttacgctttaagaagctgaaagcagtctgtttttttttttgcttgaagAATTATCAGTTACATTTCTGCCAACAGACTGATTAATCAATCAACtaataatttcatttttaaatctaACTGTCTTGGTAAGTTCATTCTGGATGTTATGTTTCTACTTTAAGTTCCTTTTTCTATCACATTATTTTTTCCTTCAACCAACAAAACAACCTGAGTTTACAGGATATTTGAAGGGAGTAGCAGAGGTCAGGGGGCCAGGGGCCTTTTCTTGTATTCTATTAATCAAAGACCATCTGACAGATAAGAACATCAAATTAAGCTTTTTTTCACCAACAGCCTGGTTACTTATGACAGAGAACAAAGACATGGTTGACTGCTTAGCAAGATGCTCTGCCCAACATAATCAGGACACTACAGGAACAGCAGGAGAAAATCTGCTTGAGTGCAACATGATCCTTTTGGCAGCAATGTCAAATCTGAATTTTAGGAGCTTTTCTTTAAAAGTTAAATTTCTGCCTGAACCATTTGCTGAGGGCTAACTGATATGAAGGCAGACTCAGCAGGATTTGTACCTGAAACTCCGAAGGAATTCAAGGTCGGCTTCACCAGCCAGCAATGACACCTTCACCCTCAGTGATCATGTTCCCGGCGAAAGTGTGAAAGTAAGAACAGCCATACTGCGGCTGAAAAACAAACTAATAATAGAAATAATGTGGAAGCTACTCATTGTATTTCAggagcatgttttttttacccttGAAACCTAGGTGACTAAACGTTTATATTATTTCTTGTTCCCCAGTGGGCTTTTATGTAACACAGACTGGTCAAGATGACCAACAGCTGCAGGACGCTGTGCAGGGGAGTGATTCCTGTTCAATGTGTGAGGGGTCAAAGGTGCCACGCTAGTCAAGCACTCAGAGGTGTTCATGGTGACTCTGTTGCTCTGTGATTGTACCCTGAGAGAACAAATATAGAACACATTATTTAAGGTCCTAGAGGGATCAACGTAGCAGTATTGTTCGCTGTGACACTCGAGACTGGAGCTcaaactattttaaaataacaccGTTTATAGTACAGTAGCTTCACAGCTGGCTCaatcatatttaaaataaatcgaCTGTCTGGCTTATACTGTAATGTGATTTATGTGGCTGGCATTCATCAGATGTCTGTACAGTGAGGCAGTGAGTGAAAATTTTAATTAAAGTCTAAGTATCAGACTAAACATTAAGAAAGATGGAATAAGAACAATACAATGGGAAGAAACAGAGGGTTTTCTGTCAATAACAAAACCACAGGCgttcatattttaatgtttattgtTCTATTAAAACTTAGCAATACCAAATAGCAGGGAGGAAATACAGCTTTGAATgctttgatcaattaaaactGTCACAATGACTTGCCCGATACAGGCAGTAAATTAAACTCCTGGgcacagctttttaaaagtaatCCAGTGGGATTGTGGATCACGGACTGGATCAAATCttggaaatgggtttttcaAAACCAAAAGAGGGATTCTGAACTAAGATCAGATCATGTAATCCCATTTTACATTTGATCTGGATCAAACCTGCCCTttgggtttttcaaaactttgaaCTCCGTTTGGGATCTATttgatccaaaaaaaaaaaaaaaaacaggattatcctGATCCCATCAGAAGGGTGGATTCAGTTGTGATTTTTCAAACCAAATAaaatccgttttttttttttaagtgaatgaTCACAAAATCAGTGTTTACTAATGATGTATATACATTTCTTCATATTTGAAGCATATATGAAGCATGTCACATCTAATGATTTTTGACTATTGGAtagtattgtttttgttttgttatttaacattataacaaaataaggaatgtaaaatgtttgtttattacagtgtttctctttcttacaattaaaacaaacaatggctATTTGTGGCCACCGGTATTTTGCCTACCTGTTGTCCTTCGCTAAGCCAGTAGGCTACACTGTTGGTTCCATTTAAGGCTCTGGTAAACAGCTTTTGGTAATcctgaaatttggtatttgGATCACAGTGATCCAATccaatgttcctttaaaaaactgGCATAAAAGTAAGAAGGATCAGGTGATCCTGGATAGCAAAACATGGGATTTCCAAATCTGGATCAATTTGATCCAGATTAAATTTTTTGAAAATCTGGGCCCTGGGGACAATTTTCCTAAAACTATCTCATGTGATTTCAGTAATGGCGTTAGACTGAATGTGAAATTAAAGTGActgtatgtaacttttaaatgtttctgaaacggtataattttccatctgatgatcataaatgacctgtaacagcaaacgagccTAACAGTGAAAAAagcgctatttttatatagtttttattaaagcCTTTGCCCAGTTCTGATTTCTCcagcaaagtcacaaaatgatttacagcaGGTAGACGACGCTACAGATTTCGGCATAACaccagaaaagcctgtgttattgtatccagccaggtaaagggAAGCAGGAGATATCTTTATATAGgactaattgtattttaattgtattttagaagttatctgttgtagttatggctgatactggggcagggccatcacagaaaaaaatgaaattaaacgaagaacaactaaaagctaaaagggaaagtgaaagacaacgggCAAAACCCGAGTCAcactcggtcgggctttcaacagatggagacaattatgggattgtaaattattcaaaaccgaccccgaattggccctcaggtatttaatatgtctatttcattcataaaatgaCTTCAGATTGCGCGAcctggttgtacgtcagtagccggcattaaattacgtcccccttccattaagcgcaaacgttttttttccttttagtacgtgtttgtgttggcctactattttcttttccattgtccccctgtacttgtgtaaagcatccttgggtttcatgaaatgcgctatattaatctaagttattaatAACGTTGGTTGTTAAAACAAACTCTTATTGCTTTGggtcgtgacacagtgacagtgatacccagTTTAGTtcacgagacatccaaagtaggctaagttaccgtatgcaacatttgaaatgcaacgatgcatctgtaagatattctcttattgtaaatgaatgattttgtgTCTGAGTAAAACATTTATCGCAACTATGACCTTCCCGTAACGCtgtgtggtaaaaacacaactgcttttgtccaaatgggccgctgaaatcaacacaaactgaaggttacatatagccactttaaagttttaaaaacaaataggaATTTTGTCATTTGTCTTCTTGGTAATCCAAGGTTAAACTAGTTTCAATGACTGACTTACTGTATGGGTAGAATCAGGATGGATATGAGGTTGTGAAAAGTATTACAGATGGAATTCATTTTAACATGATGGGGATGGGGTCATACAAGCTGTAAATTATGACTacagaataaaaacaacaattaatGTACAAAACCCTCAAGAGACAGGCTAATGCTTGTGTTTTAGTATGTTGTTCCACAGTAGTCTTTTCAGCGTAGCAGTTGTTTCACTGTTTGGTGTTTGTGAAATGTGTTCTAAACCAGAGTTAGATATAGTaaatatgaattattttttcaaaagtttcaaatatttatttttgttgagaaatgtgTAGAAACCATATATATTGAcagtaaaaaaaggcattttgtctaagaaaaaagaaaaaattgcAGCTGGAGACTTACTTTGCTTACAAACCCAATCAGTGGTTTTTCATCCACTCAAAGCTGGTATTTTGATCAATCAGGGTGTTAATGTTCAAAATTAATTTCTGTACACAGAGACATCACAAGATAGACTTTTTTTGTAGTTTAAGGTAATGCACCAACTGATTTGGTTAtggtaatgtttgttttttactaagTTCTTTTGCTTCTTGTAATTTCATGCTGTGTCCAGTCAACAGTAGCACTGAAATTATGTGTGTTTGCCTTTAACTGCTTCCACAACTGTGGCGTATAAATCACAGAGATGCTGAATCCCAAATTGTCTGCAACGAACAATAAATCTCTGGTGCCAAGGATACTTTGTACGGATGGAGATAAACTAGATTTAGACAGTCCCATGGTGGAGGACAGAGACTGGCGGTGGTTTGTCCTTATGTCACTCAATCAAGTCGCTCTTCCCAAACTAATccattgaaaaaagaaaaacttatTTTCTAAATTCTTTTTGAAACTAATCTATGTTGCCATAGCACTCTGCTTGACGACCATTTTCTGGCGGGAACCCTTCGTTGCTGAGGAGTCAAGTCCCGTCACCCCTCCTGAAGTGTTTGGAAATCCGTGAGCAGCCACGTATTTACGGTACGCTTCTCGGATGATGCGAAAGGCTCGTGTGTTAGCGTAAGGTATATCAGTGACCGGGTCTCGGTACAGTGCGGCCTTGTGGGTGACAGGACAAACCTCCTGGACGGGCAGCTGAGGACTCGACTGGGCACTGTGTGGAAAGGCCACCTCGAAAGCTTCGTCCTCACTGAATGTTATGTAAGTACGGGAGCACAGGCCTCCGGCAGGCTGCTGGGACGGCGTCGTGGGATTCTGTGGTGCAGTTTGAGGGACGTCCTGATCCAACCTTTGGAAAATGGGAAAATTACTCTTTTTACACAAACAGACTACATGCTTTCGGTCTATATAAGATTTGCCTACTTAAATACATACTAAGGTTCATTGCAGTTGAAGTAGATTACTTCAAGGAAGCTACAAATGGAAACAATTGTCTAGCAGTAGATCATACGTAATGTACCCTTCAACATCCACGTTTTCTTCTTTCAGGACTGAGTGAGAGACTAGTGGCATCAGGACTGAATGGTAACGGATGGTTGGTCCTTCAAAACGCCGCTTCTTGTGGACCTGTTTCTTTTTGTCTGCCTCCAGACGTTCATAGTTCTCTACACAcagaaagtaaaataaataaggtTATCCTTATTTCAAGTGGCATTAGGTGAAACAACTTAAGACATCTTGAGACAATAGATTGGTAAATGCATAGTCAGTAGTGATTTAGTAAAAACAATCACTAGTCAAAATAATCAATCATTATACAATATTTACTATGATTCTGTGTATCTCTTCGCCAAACAGATGGGCTACATTTATAACATTCTGAATACAGCTAGTGGCATCCGTTCCAACACAAAATCAACTATTTCTATTTATACTGTAACCATCAACAGATGCACCATTTGTGTCTCATATAGCATAACATCACATAACATATGTTAGAGAGGTTATGGACATGATAAAGCAACTAACTACATCAGGCCTAATGTCTGTTAAGAGGAAAAATTACTCATCTTACTGTACTTTTTGGGATCCTTAAGCTTAATACAATTGTACAGTATACttaatatttttattgtcatttatcTTCTGTCAATGCAATATTATTTGCGTGACTTATGCTGCATTTGTAATAAAAAACTATGAAATAGTTGCcatatatgattatttttttggagcgatgtaaaaaaaaaaaaaaaagaatatatatatatattccactgATGAAGTCAGACATATGTTCGTGTTAGCCATCACTGTAACATTCCAGATGTGACGCTTTTgtgtatttctttttgttttatttgaaaaacacacagacaaaatataatccccaaacaaaaaatataatttccaAAACACAATCAATTGTTCATTTTCCACCGAATCAGGCAACAGTTCAAAAGTGTCAATAAAGTTCTATTCattcagagagaaaaaaaacaacgagCTGTCAGCAGACAGATTCAGTTCAACGGGCGAGCCTTGCaggaaatacacaaacacagttaAAACAGTCAGTCACGTCAGTCTGTTGATCGGTACATTACTAGTTTTCCCATAACTGACCGCGTTTCACGTTCCTtgatctctgtgtctgtcagtttgGAGTGCTGGTTTTGAGTTAATCGAGGGACTAAACTACCTCGACATTAATTCTAGCTGCAGCTGTGGAGCTATCTCACCGGACCGACTGTCACTCCACTAGGCTCTGGAAGGCGTCTCTCCCGCGACGTCCGTTAAAAGCGACCCGGTGATCGGCAGCAGTGGTAGACTATTTGTGATTGTTACAGAGTGAATATACTAAAGCTTAAGCAAAAGCTTTCAACTGCAGTCAGAACATTTTGGAACCAAAACTCTCTTTACATTTGAGTAACTTGACCAACATGTTCTTACCTAAAGATCGAATGTTGATCTCTGCTGTTATTTTGGCCTCAGCCAGCAGTTCTTCCTGGGTAAGGGGCCGGTCCCGATGAGCACCTCTCCTTCTCCGAGGGGCATCTTGACGCTCTTGCAAGCGTAGATTCGTCTTTCGGGTATGTTCACTGGTAGACTGTCGCACAGACTTCCGAGCTAAAGAATGATTAAGCAACAATCACAGCTCAAAAAACCCAAAAGGAGGAAAAATCCTGTTAAAAAAATTCTCATATGTTCAAAAACTGACCCTCTAATGCAGTTGTGATGTAATCATCATTTGCTTATGAAGTGATGGTTTATGTGTTAAACTGTTTAAGTTAAGTGTTTTTGGATCATTTACAGGGGCTATCTGAAAACAGTGTGTAGCCATTGGTGGGAGGTTTGTACCAATCTTACTTTCTGCAAAATCTTGGAATTCTTGTGGAATCCTCCTTTTGAGCTCCACTTTAACTTTCTCAGTCTTCTTCTGTTCCTCGGACGGCCTTTTGGGTTTGGGTTTTGCCACCTTTATTGGTTCCTTGGATTAAACAAAGATAAAAAAGCCTATTAACTGCAAATATATTTAATTCTGAATCAAATCACCCAAAATACTTGTACGTCACAAAAATAAGTTATGTTATGCTGTATTTTAATTTGGGTCTCCCTCATATGAATGTATATTGATCATTTAATTCACTTATTAATGCAGAAACTTCATTCAACTTCCGATCACTCTTGAAATAATTGTTGCTACCTTATACGCTTTAGTGACAACCCGACTTTTCCTCCGAGGAGCATCCTCCTCCTGGTCGCTGTCTGGCTCATCACCCTCATCGATGTCAAAGTCGCTGTCCACCTCATCCTCTGTGTCTGAATGTTCTCCATGATACTCGTCATCTCCTGATTCCTGGAAGGAAAGAAAAGGGCATGATTTATCCAAACAtcttagcctagaaatctagacgcaccctagcggcagtaaatgtaatttgcagccagggtcagtctagcaactctccgttggcttgcgagctggaaaaaccaaattctgttCAGGCcaaatcacatcgtgtatagagtcggtgggcgggcttaacataaggacggcagagttacGACAGTTCCGCATGAAGTCCCTGCTACTTGACCGCAAAGAaggtggctgctgctgctggcgaacagcggtctttggaatcggctttggccgcgactctggaagacttggagttaagcttttcttagaaagaaaagagaaaagaacaaagaacggcaccaaagtcattcttaaaaaatgaagatgtgttcggagttttgccgattggatacggcaaaagtttaatctatcaactagcgttactctggttggctatgagtgcagagggaatttgaaagacaaccgtttatcccgcccctcggattgagccctgccaatggtgagttcccagacccaacatcttgatgtgggtctggcttgtcaggctacaaaCATCTATGAACACGTAACAGATTGCCTGTTAATGCAACAAGCTTCAGAATACACCCTTGAGTCAGACTGGTAAACCAAAATTCCTCTGAGGTTTTCTATATGTTGTATTAAGACTCTTTGATAAAGTTAATACAGGTGACGTGTCACCATTTTAAAGCGAAATAGGCCAAGGGTAGCATAGTGTATCGGAGTTAAATTCTGTgatgtacatgtgtgttaatCAAGGTGTCATTAAGCTATGACATTTAGTAAGAATGTCTCCCGTAGAACGAGCAGGTTTATTTTTAATGCTCAGGCTACTGACATACTCCCAgatccacaacacaaacatacagagacagctctctctctatgtgtttgtgttgacaCCAAGCAAATCTCAAGGTGATACAGCAATCAGGCTCGGAGTATACTTACTATGGGTAGACAAAATAATACCAACACCGTATGTACAAACGAAATTCTGATTGAACTTCATCATATTCACCAACACAAAAGTGGGTAATTTAAAGCTAAATTTTAATTAGCAATAGGTTTTAAAAGAGTCCTGGAAATCTGTAATTGTCAAAAGCATGTGACAACTAATAAACatctaaagaagaaaaaatatccGTTTTTAAATACTAAGTGACAGATAAGACAAAACCCGCAAAGTTATTTAATTATGACATGAAATTCATGACAACAcgtaaacacaaacaaactgcatTGACAAAGACCAACATCGGTCACCAGTTGAAAATACTCAGACATTTTAAGTCACTAGCCCTCAAATTTAAGTATGTACACGGGCATGTCACACTGTTTTTATCAAAGTGTCTCAGGATTTGTTGGTGATTTGTTTATCTACTAATCTTGTCAACCTCAGCTGAGACTAACGTCAGAACTGCCAGAGCAGCCACTGCCAATCCCCAATGTTGATCCTTGAACCAGCAGCTGCTTGAAGAAAATTACTTAGACTGTAAATTTAGGCTAAAACTCAGCATCTCAAAATGTAAGCCTTAAATTACGTTGCAACAATATTGAATAATAGCATGTAATGTTCTGACACACAATATAGCCTTAAGCATCTAtagcttttctctctctttgaatGTGATGGAGAAGAGGCTGGCACTCTTATCCAGCCTTCACAAATTTGAAAGCTGTCAAGATAAACTGGGCCAGGAAACTTTGGCGTTGTGGTCACAGTTTTGAATGAGTCACATTGGCATTGTGTTTTTTAAGGCCAGAGCTGCTGCAGGCATTATAAAACTCATCCTTTAGTGTGTCCTTTCCATGTTGGTGGTTAATATCTATTGCATCTTTGAGCTTGTATGTATTTTTCTCCTCTTACTATGCCTTCAAGCACATTTGACAAGCCCTACTAACAGAACCATGAAACACAGGCTAATGGGTATTTGTCTCACTCTCCAAAACCTGCATACTAAAGGAGACATATTTGAAAAGCTTGTGCTATGTATAGTCCATGATCTTCTTAAATATGGGCTGTGACATTAACTGCAGAGATCATGCATGAGCACAGACAAATGGGCATCACTTCTTACACTACAGAGACTGAGATGTAGTGCAGGGTGGTATACCGGCTTAAGTTTCCCACATGTTGTGAATTTTTTATATACCGTTGTACCAATGCATAGCTGAAACAATTGCTGTAACTTTTCAATAggcatatatattatataataatatatattattgttcACCGCGAAGAGCACTACAGTCTGGGGAATGCTGTGATTGTATTGAGAGGGGATCCCTATTGTATTGGCATACAAGAAGTTGTGACACTAATAATTGTACATTTACAAAATGACATTACACCGCTGAACGGCATGTTGTCAGTCTActcctgacagtagaataagccaCTATATACCTATAATAAGACACAGGCATACAAAAAAATACTATgatacactgtgaaaaaaaaaaattaaaatgtttttaaattaaataatttcacTGCCTGTCACGATTGGTCTGATACTTTTAAgtaaacaatcaatcaatcaagaaaATCCTTTAGGACTATTAGAAAATCATGAAAAATGTGTGTAGGCTATTGTACAAGTAAGTTATTGTGCAAGACAATGAATTGTCCTGCAAGACCTTTTTGTGGCCACTGATAActtgtgatgtgttttttttagagatGGTCCAATACCATTTtctgcttcccgataccgattctgatacctgaacttgcgtatcggccaataccgagtaccgatccgataccagtgtgtcatatattttattatgttttaacaactgtgtgtactactatccctgtatggatgtgatattatctCTATCTTTGTtatcagtctggctcaggttaaactctttgtgaaacatgaatgcaccagaactttcttttattatccagtttgacagtcaattagaaatggaaaaagaacataaacaaactactttaacgtagattttctttagggctttattacgtggtattggatcggtgcataaactcctgtactttccgataccgataccagcgttttaggcagtatcggagcctataccaataccagtatcggtatcggaacatctctagttttTTTAATGGTCAATGTAAGGCAGTGCCATGTGTCCCTTTTGgattataatgaaaataaaccgttttattaattaaaaggaGTAGTCAGTCTGAGAAACATATTATTTCCCAGGTCATAAGactgctaaataaataaataacacacacacacacacacacacacacacacacacacacacacacacacacacacacacagagtgcaacCTGTGCAATACCGTCTCAAATATAATTCAACCCACTGTGCAATAACTGTTATTCATTCTTTGTGCAATAGTCACTGTTTTGTTAATAGGCCTAGAATGTATATACTTCTTTTATTGCttcttatattttattatattgcaTGTCttttatatttagtgttttCCTTTATTGCCTCTTAGGTTtgttatttacttattttattatatttgtgAACATATTGAATCTTCAACCAATAGACAAACTCAAGCTAGCTGGGAGCCAATGCTAACGTATTAGCTAGGTCACTTTGGTTACTCACATCGTTGAAGCCTCCATACGTGGTCTTGTAGAATTCATCCTCTTCTTCAGCATCCAGTAACTTTGACAAGCGGTTACCCGCAGTCTTTCTGGGTTCCCGGTCAACTGCCAGCGTCATGGCTGTAATCTCTAAACAATGCTAACAAACGTAGCTTACGTCTGGGTGTCTAGCAAGCTATATCGTTAGCTAGCGTTGTGCTATTGTTGTGCTAACTTGAGCCGGTATAACGTTAGGGTGTTTTGGAGGACCTTTTTTACCTCTCACTGTGCGTACTCAATTATCTGTTCGTACCCATATTTATTTAAGTTATGAATATGCTTTAAATTCACGTTAATATGCAAAAAGGATGTTCCTTATTAACGACCTGCTAATACTAGCCACTGCCTACTTGTCGCCAAAGCCCGTCTCTTTGTTGTCGCTAACCAATACATCCGGAGCAGTAGATGTACTTCCGGGGGTACGGTGTTGTGTTCCAAAAAAAAACGATGCAATGGCTCTCCGAAATCAGAATcaggatcagaatcagaatcagctttatttgccaggtatgaggacacatacgatgaattttgctttggattatacattgctcacaatgtgcttactcatacaaaacaaacaacaaaaacaaatatacacactataaacagaaacaatagtgcaatgaagagtgcaaagtgtgcaggagtaaattatttttatgataaattattattattttaattatggagCATAGTACAAGGGCTGCTGGAATAAATaagtattatgttattatataagtATTATATTACAGTATGAACAGCTCTGAAATAGAgaatgatgaataaataataagtgGAACCAGTAAACAGGTGTTGATTAGAGACAGTGTTGCTGGGTTATTGCACAGGAATTGAACCTGACACTGAGAAGTCAGCTGTTCATCAGAGTGATGGCTTGTGGATAGAAACTGTTCCTGAGTCTGTTGGTTTtggccatagactgtatatattagtggacagagcatccggttcagcaaaatgcggcaaatgcggaagtgccttaaacctgcattctatctgaattccagcagggggcgagaCGTGCGGTTACAAAA
This genomic interval carries:
- the vps72a gene encoding vacuolar protein sorting 72 homolog a, yielding MTLAVDREPRKTAGNRLSKLLDAEEEDEFYKTTYGGFNDESGDDEYHGEHSDTEDEVDSDFDIDEGDEPDSDQEEDAPRRKSRVVTKAYKEPIKVAKPKPKRPSEEQKKTEKVKVELKRRIPQEFQDFAETRKSVRQSTSEHTRKTNLRLQERQDAPRRRRGAHRDRPLTQEELLAEAKITAEINIRSLENYERLEADKKKQVHKKRRFEGPTIRYHSVLMPLVSHSVLKEENVDVEGLDQDVPQTAPQNPTTPSQQPAGGLCSRTYITFSEDEAFEVAFPHSAQSSPQLPVQEVCPVTHKAALYRDPVTDIPYANTRAFRIIREAYRKYVAAHGFPNTSGGVTGLDSSATKGSRQKMVVKQSAMAT